In Sphingobacterium sp. SYP-B4668, the sequence AGAGCAAAAGATAGACGGTGAGCGTAATTTTCGTCCCGTAGCCGATTATTCGATGCCCAATGTATCTGATAAAGTGGTACGTATTATAATCTCCTATACCGATTATATTAAACGCGTGGTTTGGTCTGAGGAGATATAGGTATGAAGAGAGTATATCTGATTTCAGAATTATTTTATCCGAATAAAACCTCAACGGCTTATATTATGACAGAAATAGCCAAATTTCTGTCCAAAAATTATGATACCTCTGTAATATATGCTGACATAGCCTATGACGCTAATGTAGATCATGTAAATGAAAAAAAACTGGAAGGAATAAAGTTAATCAAATCGAGAGCCTTATCATTAGATAAAAACAAATTTTTTAACAGGATTCTGGGATCTTTGTACACAACATTTTCTTTTGCTGGAAAAATTTTGAGATACGTTGCGAAAGAGGATGTAGTTTTTGCAGTAACTAATCCATTTTTACTTGTGATTTTACTTGGATGTATTCGTAGGTGCAAAAAATTTAGGTATGTTCTCTTGGTTCACGATGTATTTCCGGAAAATGCTGTTCCGGCAGGTGTATTGAAAAACAACTCGTTTTCATATAAAATTATGAAGACGATGTATGATTGGTCTTACAGCATGGCAGACGAATTGATTGTATTGGGAAGAGATATGGAAAAACTTGTGGCTTCTAAAGTAAGCCGTGGAAAAAAAATTCATATCGTTGAAAATTGGTTTGATTCTGATTTACAACCTAATTTGGTTTTTGATAGAAATAACTATCTAGGAGTTGATGTAACGGATAAAATCGTTATCGGATTTGCTGGGAATATGGGAAGAGTACAATATTTAGAGGAGTTTTTGAAAATATTTGCCTCATCTCATAATGAAAAATTACATATGATTTTGGTAGGAGATGGCGCATGTAAAAATGATATACTGAACTTTTTAAAAAAGAACGGTATTGATAACGTACATTATCTAGGCCCTAAACCGCGCTCTGAGCAATCATATTTCTTAAATAGTTGTGATATAGGCTTAGTGACATTATCGCCGGCTATGTACGGTCTTGGCGTACCTTCGAAATCCTATAATTTATTAGCGTTAGGTAAACCCATTCTTTTCGTGGGAGATGAAGGGGCTGAAATTGATTTGTTAATTAAGGATAATCAGATTGGTTGGAGTTTTAACTGGGATAATCCCGAGCCTTTAAGAAGTTTTTTAACAACTTTAAATAACAAAGATAATATCAAATCAGAGAAAGCGAAGATATTAGCTAATGAAAGGTTTGCGGAAAATATAGTTCTTTCTAAGATAAACCAAATCATCAAATGAAAGTAACAATTTTAGGAGCTAGCGGATTCATTGGAAAGCATTTACTTAGTGGGATTAAAGATGTTTGTGGGAGCTCATTACGACGTGACGGGTGGCAAAATGATCTGAAGAGCAGTGTCGTTATACTTAATCTTGTGGGTAAGGCTCACGATCACAAGGGAACTGCGACCGAACAGGATTATTATTACGCTAACTTAGAGTTAACAAAGCAGATTTTTCAGGTTTTTGTAAGCTCCTCTGCTAAGCTGTTCATCCATATAAGTTCGTTGGCTGCCCTGGAAGAATTCGAATCTAACAGGCCGTTGACAGAAGAGAACAATTGTCATCCCGAATCTTGGTACGGGAGCTCAAAACGAGCTGCGGAGGAATGGCTTTTGGACCAAGAACTACCATCAGATAAAAAGTTGGTTATCCTTAGGCCGACAATGGTACACGGACCTGGTGACAAAGGAAATCTGGGCTTGCTATATAAATTGATATCGAGGGGAATTCCCTATCCTTTAAGTTCATTTGATAATAGCCGTTCCTTTATATCGATTTCTAACTTTTGTTTTTTTATCGAACAGATTATAGAAAATTACGATAAATTGGAATCAGGGATATATCATATCGCTGATGATGAACCAATTTCTACAAATGAAATTATTGAGGTCATTAAGAAGGTTACGAACAAAAAGGTTATGAGTATTTCACTGCCTAAATATTTGGTTAGGATGATAGCTAAAGTCGGAGATGTGATTCCGATACCGTTAAATACGAAGCGACTTAAAAAGATGACTAGTGATTTATTGGTTTCGAATCAAAAGATTAAAGCGGCTTTGGGAATTGAGAAATTGCCATTGACGGCGAAGGAGGGATTGGAGAGGACGATAAGGTCTTTTGGGGAGGCTAAGAGTTAGGTATTGGTGATTAGGAGAGAGGGACTTGACGTGATGTATTGCCTATGACGGAGAGACTCCGAATCAAGTTCGGAGTGACGGAATGATAGAGTGGTGATAGGGGTTAGGGGGTAGAGATTAGATGTTAGAGAGCTAGGAGTTTGGGGTGAGGGGCTTGACGTGGTGTATTGCATTTAACGGAGAGGCTCCGAATCAAGTTCGGAGTGACGGGGTCGGAGTTAGAGCCTAGGTACTAGACAAATATAAAGTGATGATATATTTAGTAGTTTTTATAGTTCTTTTTGTGGCGGAATTAGCATATTTCCGGGTTGCAGATCGATTCAATATTATTGACAAGCCGAATGAGCGTAGTTCGCATACCGCTATTACGTTAAGAGGTGGTGGGATTATATTTTATTTAGGGGCGTTAGCTTATTTTATTCTATCGGGATTCCAATACCCTTATTTCTTCCTAGGTCTGACATTGATGACAGTAGTGAGCTTTGCGGATGATATCATGACCTTATCCAATAAAATTCGCCTGTTGGTCCATCTGCTATCAGTACTGTTAATGGCATATGAACTGGATGTATTCGGTATGCCTTGGTATTATTTGGTGATAACATTTATAGTGGTAATCGGCGTTATTAATGCCTACAATTTTATGGATGGTATCAATGGAATCACGGCTTGCTACAGCCTAGCGGTAGGTGGCTTGTTACTATTGGTCAGCCATCACGTCGATTTTATCGACCGGGATTTGTTAATATATAGTATGCTCTCGATATTGGTATTTGCTTTTTTTAACTTTAGGGCCAAAGCGAAATGCTTTGCGGGAGATGTTGGCTCTGTGGCTATTGCTTTTATCTTGCTGTTTGCATTGGCTGCCTTGATAATTAAGACCCAGAACTTGATTTATATATTATTCCTAGTAGTATACGGAGTGGACACGGTGTGGACAATTGTGCGGCGGCTCTCCAAAAGAGAAAACATTTTCCAAGCGCATCGCTCACATCTGTACCAATACTTAGGGAATGAGGCCGGCGTGAATAAGCTAGTGGTATCTTTTGTATACGGAGTACTACAGTTTATCATTGGTTTACTCGTGATACGGTTTACAGATGAAAGTGTTACCATCCAATTAGGATTTGCAATTGGCCTGCTGTTAGCATTAAGCCTTATTTATTTGATGTTGAAGCGATATGTGTTGAAGAGGTATATTGGGTAACTAGTGACTAGTAATTGGTGACTAGTGACTGGTAATTGGTGACTAGTGACTGGTAATTAGTAACTAGTAATTGGTGGCTAGGAGTTAGAGTTTAGAAATTGGAGTTAGGAGATAGAGAGTGGTAATTGGTGACTAGTAATTGGTGACTAGTGACTGGTAATTGGTGACTAGTGATTGGTGACTAGGAGTTAGAGTTTAGAAATTGGAGTTAGGAGATAGGTGTTAGATATTAGGAGTTGGAGGGATAGAGAGTGGGAGTTAGGAGATAGAGGTTAGATAATTAGTGATTGGTGACTAGTAATTGGTGACTGGTAATTAGTAACTAGTAATTGGTCGCCAAAATCTCTATATTAGATATTTGGCGCTAATTGGAACCTTATGAAAACACACAAAGACTTGGATGTTTGGAAGAAAAGTATTGACCTGGTCACGACTATTTACGAATTGAGCAAAGTTTTCCCGAAGGACGAGGTGTATGGATTAACGAACCAGATAAGGAGGGCTGCTGTCTCAATCCCGAGTAATATCTCGGAAGGAGCTGCAAGACAATCAAAAAAGGAATTTATACAGTTTCTGTATATCGCATTAGGAAGTGCGATGGAAGTAGAAACTCAATTGATTATCAGTAAAAACTTGCAATATATTTCTGAAAAGAAGCAGATTGAGATTTTAGACGAATTAAGTTGCATTAGTAAAATGATTAATGGCCTTATTACATATCTAAAGGAACGGAATTAATGTTTTATAACTAATACGAGTAGTTGACTACAGGCGATGTGTGTCTCTAACGACTACTAATCACTAGTCACGAATCACAAATAACATATGCATATAAATTTTATTACAGGTGGCATCGCCAAAGATTATAGAGGTCAAATTCGGTTCGTAAATGACTTTGATATGTCGCAAGTCAAACGATTCTACATCATTCAAAATGCAGATGCCGAGCTGGTCAGGGGCTGGCGTGCGCATCGTATAGAGCAGCGCTGGTTTTATGTCTTATCGGGTGCATTCGCCGTAGACTTGGTCGAAATCGATAATTGGGAGGATGCATCTCCTGATTTGGCCATACAAAGAGAGATTATCCATGTCACAGAACAGCGTGTATTCCACGTACCTGCTGGATATGGTACCGCTTTTCGAGCCTTAGAACCGAATAGCGAACTGTTGGTATTCGCAGATTATGGTATCGAGAATGCTAAGCTGGACGACCACACCTGGCCAGTGGATTATTTTGTGAATAGGTTGGTGTAGGGGTTAGAGATTAGGAGATAGAGAGACTAGGTGTTGAAGATTGGAGGCTAGGAGCTAGGTGTTAGAGGTAAGGAGGTAGTTTAGATACTAGGTGTTGGAGATTGGAGGCTAGGAGCTTGACGTAGTGTATTGCATTTGATAGGCAGACTCCGAATCAAGTTTGGAGTGACGGGCGGGGAAGGAGTTGGAAGTGGTGTATTGCATTGACGGGCAGACTCCGAATCAGGTTCGGAGTGACGGGCGGGGAAGGAGTTGGCATTAAACTTGTTATAGGCTGGTACATGTTTTAATTTTTGTACCGTTCTACTGGATTCTCCAAAAATCCAAGTAGACCAGATCACACCCTATGATAAAAAAAGAAAAACCTACGCTGGTCATACTGGCGGCTGGAATGGCTAGCCGATACGGCTCTGCTAAGCAAGTGGAAAGCATTGGTCCATATCAAGAGAAAATTATCGATTATTCCATATACGATGCGGTCCGCGCTGGATTCGGCAAGATTGTCTTTGTTATCCGAGAAGAATTCTTAACCATCATGCAGAAAAATGTGGGCGATCGGCTTCCCAAAGAGATAGAAGTAGCTTATGCTTTCCAGGATTTTGACCTGCGTAAATTCGGCGTGGAGATGCACGTCGAGCGGCAAAAACCGTGGGGCACGGCACATGCGGTAATGAGTGCGCATGAACATGTAGATGGCCCATTCTGTGTCATCAATGCCGATGATTTCTATGGTTATGATGCTTTCGAACGGATGGCTGATTTCTTGACGAATGAAGCAACAGATGGACAAATGGCCTTGGTAGGTTTTGAAATAGGAAATACGCTATCCGACTATGGATATGTATCGCGAGGGGTATGCGAGGTGAATGGCACAGGACAGATGACGAGCGTGACCGAACGCACCAATATATACCGTAAAGACGAAGGAGAGGACATGCATATCGTCTACCGCTCGGACGACCAAGAGGTGATACTCCCTAAAGAGACAAGGGTATCCATGAACTTTTGGGGATTCACCCCCAAAGTAATCGAGGTAGCTAAGGAGCTGTTTCCAGCTTTCGTAGCAGAGAACCAAGATAACCCGAAAGCCGAATTTTTTATTCCCAATATTCCAGACTACATGGTAAAGAAGCAGATGGCGCAATTTGCAGTGCTGCCAACTTCGTCCAAATGGTTTGGCGTGACCTATAAAGAGGACAAGGCGATAGTACAAGCAAGTATTCGACAATTGATAGCGGATGGGGTGTACCCGAGAAGGCTATGGCCGAAGCCTGTAAATGAAGCGCTGTATTTGGATTTTTAGGGGTTAGTGATTTGGGGGGAGGAGCTTGACGGGTGTATTGCATTTGACGGAGAGACTCCGAATCAAGTTAGGAGTGACGGGGGGAGTGGTGATAGGGGTTAGGTTTTAAAGATTAGGGGTTAGTGATTTGGGGGGAGGAGCTTGACGGGTGTATTGCATTTGACGGAGAGGCTCCGAATCAAGTTCGGAGTGACGGGAGAGGATGGAGGGGTGATAGGGGTTAGTGGGAGAGGTGTTGGGTTTTAGAAACTAGGAGTTAGATGGTTAGGAGTTAGGTTTTAGAGATTAGGGGTTAGTGATTCGTGATGGGGTTAGGAGCTTGACGTGGTGTATTGCCTATGACGGAGAGACTCCGAATCAAGTTCGGAGTGACGGGTGTTTTGTTGTAAGCCCTCCGCCATTAACCATCCATCACTAGTAATAAGCTAGCTACTAATTTTCAATACTAAACTGAATTAGCTACCTTAGGGTTGATGAAACTAACCAATTATCATGTATTGCCCGAAAATCATTTGATTCCGTTATTGAAGAATGGCGATCGGGAGGCCTTCGAAGAAATCTTTAATCGATATTACCATTTTCTGCTCCAATATGCAGATCAACTGACGCATGATAGTCAACAAAGCGAGGACCTCATCCAAGAGATATTTATCCGAGCGTGGCAAAACCGCGAACGATTTGACGATTCCAAAAATCTATTTAATTATCTCAAAGTGAGTGTTCGGAACGGCTTCCTGAATCAAGAACGGACCAAGACGACGCATACAGCTTTCAAAAAAGAATTGACCCACTACCTAACGGCGGGATACACGACTGCGGACCAAGGGATGATCGAGAAGGAGCTTATTGCACGTTTGGAAAGCATAGCTGCAGCACTGCCCGGCAAAATGGGAAAGGTATTCATGATGACCCACTTCGAGAATTGCAGCAATGAAGAGATTGCCCTCGCACTGGGGGTCTCCGAGAAGACCGTCAAAAATCTATTGAGCCAAGCTGTTGGCAATATTCGCCTACGTATGGGACTCTCCCTAGCATTGGCTATTTTACTTTCGTAAAAAAAATAAAATAAATCGGGATTTATGGGAAGCAGATGTGTACTGTATATAGAGACACATGAAAGATGACGCTATCGCTATGGGAAATACAGAAGCACAGAAACTAATAGAACGCTATATGGAAGGGACGGCTACTCCTCAAGAGCGGCTGCAGGTCGAGGCTGCCCTCAATCGACATATGGCGAATAGCGATGTGCGGCGTACACCGGAGGAAATGGCGAAGGCTACCCGACGGAGTAAGGAGGCTGTGCTTGCCGCAATTGAACTACCGGCAAGGTCACGGGGCCTTAGATATCGGGCGCTACCCTATGTAGCAGCGGCAGCGCTACTGATTGTGGGCCTGGTGTTTTGGCGGATAGGGGATGGGAAAAAGGATCGTCCAGATATGCAAGCTGAGCGACAAACGAGGGTAGACCCTCAGCAGGTGTTGCCAGGAGGCAACCGGGCGACCTTGACTTTGGCCGATGGAAGTACCTATGCACTGGATGAACAGCAGACAGGGGTGGTAATAGGGCCGGATGCCATTAAGTATGGTGATGGCAGTGCATTGTTGGACAAAGAGGGAGGGAACGCTGAACTCACCTCTGCAGTACTGACTACACCTAAGGGGGGGACGTATCAGGTGACACTCCCGGATGGTACAAAGGTGTGGCTCAATGCGGCCTCGACCCTAAAATATCCAACCAAATTCACGGATATGGAAAGGGTGGTCGAACTGCAGGGAGAGGCCTACTTTGATGTGACCAAACAACAAGCAAAAGGAGGTGGACCTATGGCAGGTGCTGCGGTACCATTTAAAGTAAAAACGAAAGACCAGGTGGTAGAAGTCCTAGGGACCGGATTTAATATATCAGCCTATGCGGAGGATGTCGAGACGAAGACAACCTTGGTGGAGGGCCGGGTAAATATTGTCACGAATGGAGGGGCAGGCACGCTGTTGCTACCAGGGGAGCAAGCGACACTACGCAGATCTAAAGTGGACGTCCGAAAGGTGGATGTCGAACAATTTACAGCTTGGAAAGACGGATTCTTCTATTTCGATAACTTGTCGCCCCAAATCGCGTTGGCCCAACTGGCACGCTGGTATGATGTGGAGGTGCTGTATCAAGGGGCTATCCCCGAAAAGCGGATATTCGGCATGATAGACCGAGGCAAATCACTGGGCTCGGTATTGAAGTCATTGGAAAAAAGTGGGCTGACCTTCAGGCTTACAGAGGCCAATGGCCATAAGGAGCTGCTTGTGCAGGGCGAAAGATAGCACGTGAAAACAAACGAAGGGTATACCCAGCTTATAGCAAGTAAGTGTACCATTTATATAAACCATAACCATTATAATCAAAAACGAGGAGAAATGAATATGAATACATCATAACGACAGGACGGTATAGCAGAAAGAAGAATAAGGAACAACGGATGGTGCTGGAGACACCATCCGTGGATTTCGTTTGGATTACAGTACGGACCGGTATTGAATTGCCGGTCTATGACCAATTTTGAATCACCCAAACAGCACTAATTTATGATTTTTAAACGAATTTTTAAAGGACCGGACTGGTCTTTTAGAACACGATTGCTACTTACTATGAAATTAGCGATTTTTTTAACTTTTCTTTTCATTGTCCAGGCTGCGGCCGAAGGGCGAGCACAAAAGATTACTCTTCATGCCAAAAATACCAGTCTGCGGGATGTCATGAAAGATATCCAAAAACAACAGGGCTATTCCTTCTTGTTTCGTGGCGATCGCATAGCCATGACACGTGTCAATGTGCAAGTCAAAGATGTAGTATTTTCGGAGGCGATGCGGGCTATATTGGCAGGCCATGAATTGGTTTGGTCACTTGATGACGGCATTGTCACCATCATGCCAGGCGCACCGCAGCCTACGCAAAGGGAAAAAGCCGAGGATAGGCCCCAAGAACGGCTGGTCTCGGGAGTGGTCAGCGATAATGAGCGTAAGCCTTTGGCGGGGGTGACGGTACGGGTGAAGGGGACCCAAGTGGCTACCACGACCAATGGTGATGGAGCATATGAAATTCGCCTCCCGAATGGAGCGACTACATTGACCTATTCGTTGATAGGTCGGCAAACCAAAGAGTTGGCGGTGGGAAGCCAAGTGCGGATCGACGTGCTATTGGGCGAAGAGGTAGCCGATCTGGATGAAGTGGTGGTGGTGGGCTACGGAACGATGCGAAAATCGGATCTGACAGGATCGGTATCGCAGGTGAAACCCGCCCAGCTGGAAGCGGTACCGGTATATAATATGGAGCAGGCCTTGAAATCTGGCGCTACGGGGGTACGTGTGGTGCAGAATTCGGGAGCTCCGGGATCTCGGATGGAGGTGCGGATACGGGGCGGCAACTCTATGATAGGGGACAACCAACCCCTGTATGTGGTAGACGGATTTCCGGTGACGGGGGATATCAGCTATCTCAACCCATCTGATATCGAATCGGTCGATATCTTAAAGGATGCTTCTGCCACTGCTATATATGGCGCAAGGGGAGCGAATGGGGTGGTCATCATTACCTCCAAAAAGGGAAAATCAGGCCAACCCACCAAAATAGACCTGCAGAGTCAGGTCGGGGTACAGGAAGATATCAAACGGATGAAGGTATTGGATGCGAAAGAATATGCGATCGTAGCCAATGAATGGTTAAAGAACAGTGGACAGCAGCCATTTTTTGATGTCAACGAAATCAAGGGCCCAGGTACGGATTGGCAAAGTGAAGTATTAAGAAGTGCGATCCTACACAATCATACGCTTACCTTCTCAGGGGGATCTGAAAAAAGTCGATACTCCCTATCTGGAAGCTATTACGATCAAGACGGAATCATTATCAATACAGGTGCTAAACGGGGATCGGTGAGACTTAATATGGACCATCAGCTGTTTGATTGGTTGACCATGGATGTCAACATCAACTTGTCTCGAAGAGAGCGTTTTCAGGTGCCGGTGGATAATGGCAATTTCGGTAATACGGTATATTCGGGTGCGGTGTCGGCCCCACCCACATTGGATGTGTATGATGCCAATGGACAATATACACAGATAGGTCAGATATACTCGTTTGCGGAGGCCACGATGGTCAACCCGCTGATCTATCACAAGCCCTATAAAAATAGAGGTTTTACCAATGTATTGATTGGAAATACGAGCTTCACGGTCAAGATCGCAGAAGGGCTGACCTTCAAAACATTACTGGGCACCGAAGCCCATAACGTAGCGACGGAGGAATTTAGACCTCTTATTTTTGAAAATGATAGGGGAGGCGCCTCGCAAGGGACTTCCTATAGATCGTCCTTCTTGAACGAGAATATCTTGAATTATAACCGTGCATTCGGGGATCGCCATCAGCTGGGCTTGATGGGCGGATTTACCTATCAGGATGAAACCCTTCGTACATCGGGAATCAGTGTAAGCGGGTTTGCAAACAACAATACTGAGAATTATAACCTAGGTGTGGCCGAGACGGTGAATCCGCCTTCGTCTGGAATATCCAAATGGGCGATGGCCTCTTGGTTGGCAAGGGCCAACTACTCCTACGCGGACAAGTATTTGCTGACGGCCAGTATACGTGCCGATGGATCGTCGCGCTTTGGCGAAAATAATAAATGGGCGGCATTCCCATCGGGAGCGGTGGCTTGGAAAGCGAGCAATGAGCCTTTTCTTCAAGAGGTCGAGGCTATCGATGAATTGAAGCTAAGGGCAAGTGTAGGGGTGACTGGAAACACCGCCCTATCGCCTTATCAATCTCGAGACCGTATTTCGCCGGTGAGGACCATCTACGGCAATAGTACGGAGGTCATCGGCTATGTGCCCTCGGGTATAGCCAACCCCGACCTAAAGTGGGAGACGACTACACAGATGGACGTGGGCATAGACCTAGCGCTATTGAACAACCGATTCAAGATAACAGCGGATTATTATATCAAGAATACCACCGATTTATTGGCATCGGTGCCACTGCCTCCTTCGGTCGGGTTTGGCGCTATGCTACAGAATATCGGCGAAATAAGGAATCAAGGATTTGAGTTCAACTTGGCAGCGGATATCTTGACACGCGAATTTAAATGGGATGCAGCTGTCCGGCTTTCGACAAATAAGAATAAAATTGTTTCGCTAGCGGGAGGAAATGATATCTTCAGTGCAGAATTGAACCAATTCCGATCGAGTATGAACATCGCTAGAGAGGGACAGCCTTTCGGGATGTTTCTGGGACTGATCGAAGATGGATTGGATGACAAGGGCTTGATCAAATATGTGGATCAGAATCAAGATGGACAAATCAACGCGCTGGACCGCGTGATTATCGGGAATCCCTATCCGAACATGGTCTATGGATTTAACAGCAACTTCTCCTACAAAAGCCTGGAATTGAATCTTTTCATAGAGGGCGTGACAGGGAATGATATCTTCTGGGCGACAGCGGGGACAAACCTCAACTCTTTCCAACGCGGGACCAATCAATTTCAGGATCTAGTGGGCAATTATTGGACGGCAGAGTCGCCCAATCCGAACGCGAAATATCCGAAAATCAGCTCCACTACGTTGGTGGATGTCTCCGATCGCTTTATTGAGGATGGAAGCTATCTACGCCTGAAATCGGTCAGGCTGGCGTACAATATGCCTATCGCCAAGTGGACCAACTCAAAGGTGAAGCGGGCCCAGGTCTATGTGTCGGGCGTCAACCTATTCACGATCACCAACTACCCGGGTATCGATCCGGATGTTAATACTACCGGGTCAGATGGGCAAGGAGTGGGAGATAGACTGCGTATGGGGATAGACCAAAGTGCCTATCCGACAGCCAAAATGTATATGGCTGGAATTAATTTTTCATTTTAAGAGATACGGGATCATGAAATATTTCATCATTGG encodes:
- a CDS encoding glycosyltransferase family 4 protein; protein product: MKRVYLISELFYPNKTSTAYIMTEIAKFLSKNYDTSVIYADIAYDANVDHVNEKKLEGIKLIKSRALSLDKNKFFNRILGSLYTTFSFAGKILRYVAKEDVVFAVTNPFLLVILLGCIRRCKKFRYVLLVHDVFPENAVPAGVLKNNSFSYKIMKTMYDWSYSMADELIVLGRDMEKLVASKVSRGKKIHIVENWFDSDLQPNLVFDRNNYLGVDVTDKIVIGFAGNMGRVQYLEEFLKIFASSHNEKLHMILVGDGACKNDILNFLKKNGIDNVHYLGPKPRSEQSYFLNSCDIGLVTLSPAMYGLGVPSKSYNLLALGKPILFVGDEGAEIDLLIKDNQIGWSFNWDNPEPLRSFLTTLNNKDNIKSEKAKILANERFAENIVLSKINQIIK
- a CDS encoding RNA polymerase sigma factor; this translates as MKLTNYHVLPENHLIPLLKNGDREAFEEIFNRYYHFLLQYADQLTHDSQQSEDLIQEIFIRAWQNRERFDDSKNLFNYLKVSVRNGFLNQERTKTTHTAFKKELTHYLTAGYTTADQGMIEKELIARLESIAAALPGKMGKVFMMTHFENCSNEEIALALGVSEKTVKNLLSQAVGNIRLRMGLSLALAILLS
- a CDS encoding WxcM-like domain-containing protein is translated as MHINFITGGIAKDYRGQIRFVNDFDMSQVKRFYIIQNADAELVRGWRAHRIEQRWFYVLSGAFAVDLVEIDNWEDASPDLAIQREIIHVTEQRVFHVPAGYGTAFRALEPNSELLVFADYGIENAKLDDHTWPVDYFVNRLV
- a CDS encoding four helix bundle protein gives rise to the protein MKTHKDLDVWKKSIDLVTTIYELSKVFPKDEVYGLTNQIRRAAVSIPSNISEGAARQSKKEFIQFLYIALGSAMEVETQLIISKNLQYISEKKQIEILDELSCISKMINGLITYLKERN
- a CDS encoding nucleotidyltransferase family protein translates to MIKKEKPTLVILAAGMASRYGSAKQVESIGPYQEKIIDYSIYDAVRAGFGKIVFVIREEFLTIMQKNVGDRLPKEIEVAYAFQDFDLRKFGVEMHVERQKPWGTAHAVMSAHEHVDGPFCVINADDFYGYDAFERMADFLTNEATDGQMALVGFEIGNTLSDYGYVSRGVCEVNGTGQMTSVTERTNIYRKDEGEDMHIVYRSDDQEVILPKETRVSMNFWGFTPKVIEVAKELFPAFVAENQDNPKAEFFIPNIPDYMVKKQMAQFAVLPTSSKWFGVTYKEDKAIVQASIRQLIADGVYPRRLWPKPVNEALYLDF
- a CDS encoding UDP-GlcNAc--UDP-phosphate GlcNAc-1-phosphate transferase, with translation MIYLVVFIVLFVAELAYFRVADRFNIIDKPNERSSHTAITLRGGGIIFYLGALAYFILSGFQYPYFFLGLTLMTVVSFADDIMTLSNKIRLLVHLLSVLLMAYELDVFGMPWYYLVITFIVVIGVINAYNFMDGINGITACYSLAVGGLLLLVSHHVDFIDRDLLIYSMLSILVFAFFNFRAKAKCFAGDVGSVAIAFILLFALAALIIKTQNLIYILFLVVYGVDTVWTIVRRLSKRENIFQAHRSHLYQYLGNEAGVNKLVVSFVYGVLQFIIGLLVIRFTDESVTIQLGFAIGLLLALSLIYLMLKRYVLKRYIG
- a CDS encoding SusC/RagA family TonB-linked outer membrane protein codes for the protein MKLAIFLTFLFIVQAAAEGRAQKITLHAKNTSLRDVMKDIQKQQGYSFLFRGDRIAMTRVNVQVKDVVFSEAMRAILAGHELVWSLDDGIVTIMPGAPQPTQREKAEDRPQERLVSGVVSDNERKPLAGVTVRVKGTQVATTTNGDGAYEIRLPNGATTLTYSLIGRQTKELAVGSQVRIDVLLGEEVADLDEVVVVGYGTMRKSDLTGSVSQVKPAQLEAVPVYNMEQALKSGATGVRVVQNSGAPGSRMEVRIRGGNSMIGDNQPLYVVDGFPVTGDISYLNPSDIESVDILKDASATAIYGARGANGVVIITSKKGKSGQPTKIDLQSQVGVQEDIKRMKVLDAKEYAIVANEWLKNSGQQPFFDVNEIKGPGTDWQSEVLRSAILHNHTLTFSGGSEKSRYSLSGSYYDQDGIIINTGAKRGSVRLNMDHQLFDWLTMDVNINLSRRERFQVPVDNGNFGNTVYSGAVSAPPTLDVYDANGQYTQIGQIYSFAEATMVNPLIYHKPYKNRGFTNVLIGNTSFTVKIAEGLTFKTLLGTEAHNVATEEFRPLIFENDRGGASQGTSYRSSFLNENILNYNRAFGDRHQLGLMGGFTYQDETLRTSGISVSGFANNNTENYNLGVAETVNPPSSGISKWAMASWLARANYSYADKYLLTASIRADGSSRFGENNKWAAFPSGAVAWKASNEPFLQEVEAIDELKLRASVGVTGNTALSPYQSRDRISPVRTIYGNSTEVIGYVPSGIANPDLKWETTTQMDVGIDLALLNNRFKITADYYIKNTTDLLASVPLPPSVGFGAMLQNIGEIRNQGFEFNLAADILTREFKWDAAVRLSTNKNKIVSLAGGNDIFSAELNQFRSSMNIAREGQPFGMFLGLIEDGLDDKGLIKYVDQNQDGQINALDRVIIGNPYPNMVYGFNSNFSYKSLELNLFIEGVTGNDIFWATAGTNLNSFQRGTNQFQDLVGNYWTAESPNPNAKYPKISSTTLVDVSDRFIEDGSYLRLKSVRLAYNMPIAKWTNSKVKRAQVYVSGVNLFTITNYPGIDPDVNTTGSDGQGVGDRLRMGIDQSAYPTAKMYMAGINFSF
- a CDS encoding NAD-dependent epimerase/dehydratase family protein → MKVTILGASGFIGKHLLSGIKDVCGSSLRRDGWQNDLKSSVVILNLVGKAHDHKGTATEQDYYYANLELTKQIFQVFVSSSAKLFIHISSLAALEEFESNRPLTEENNCHPESWYGSSKRAAEEWLLDQELPSDKKLVILRPTMVHGPGDKGNLGLLYKLISRGIPYPLSSFDNSRSFISISNFCFFIEQIIENYDKLESGIYHIADDEPISTNEIIEVIKKVTNKKVMSISLPKYLVRMIAKVGDVIPIPLNTKRLKKMTSDLLVSNQKIKAALGIEKLPLTAKEGLERTIRSFGEAKS
- a CDS encoding FecR family protein; protein product: MKDDAIAMGNTEAQKLIERYMEGTATPQERLQVEAALNRHMANSDVRRTPEEMAKATRRSKEAVLAAIELPARSRGLRYRALPYVAAAALLIVGLVFWRIGDGKKDRPDMQAERQTRVDPQQVLPGGNRATLTLADGSTYALDEQQTGVVIGPDAIKYGDGSALLDKEGGNAELTSAVLTTPKGGTYQVTLPDGTKVWLNAASTLKYPTKFTDMERVVELQGEAYFDVTKQQAKGGGPMAGAAVPFKVKTKDQVVEVLGTGFNISAYAEDVETKTTLVEGRVNIVTNGGAGTLLLPGEQATLRRSKVDVRKVDVEQFTAWKDGFFYFDNLSPQIALAQLARWYDVEVLYQGAIPEKRIFGMIDRGKSLGSVLKSLEKSGLTFRLTEANGHKELLVQGER